One Thermoplasmatales archaeon genomic window carries:
- a CDS encoding 4Fe-4S binding protein, giving the protein MPKVNDKCIHCAGCVGTCPVNAITLNEFIIEINDKCIECGVCIKFCPVGAMEK; this is encoded by the coding sequence ATGCCAAAAGTAAATGATAAATGCATTCATTGTGCTGGATGTGTTGGAACATGTCCCGTAAATGCAATAACATTGAATGAATTCATTATAGAGATAAATGATAAATGCATTGAATGTGGAGTTTGCATAAAATTTTGTCCTGTTGGGGCGATGGAAAAATGA